The Etheostoma cragini isolate CJK2018 chromosome 15, CSU_Ecrag_1.0, whole genome shotgun sequence genome window below encodes:
- the LOC117957550 gene encoding serine/threonine-protein kinase SBK1-like has product MNSSPHGSRASIDILEELQLIAAQNLEKLDINKYYEVVCELGKGTYGKVDLVIHKIRGTKMALKFLRKKTTKLKSFLREYSISLYLSPCPFIINMYGIAFETDEYYIFAQEYALAGDLFDIIPPQVGLPEALAKRCVHQVAIALDYLHCKKLVHRDIKPENILIFDKECRKVKLSDFGMTRRAGSPVKRVSGTIPYTAPELCDTTRQEGFCVDYSTDVWAFGVLLFCMLTGNFPWEKAMPNDTFYEEFVRWQRRRTGTVPSQWRRFTDEGLRMFRRLLSIEQERRCSVKEVFSYFNQCWMLDTENGNSSSLASSAPPLDICSSSSEEDVLVDRLKQQSLSPACVVAKGSVMMDTHYSSMSTNSSPSSTGSYERVNRENNERGRILVATPIEICV; this is encoded by the exons ATGAACTCCTCGCCCCACGGCTCCCGCGCCTCCATCGACATCCTGGAGGAACTCCAGCTGATTGCTGCACAGAACCTGGAAAAACTGGACATCAACAAATACTATGAAGTTGTCTGTGAGCTGGGGAAGGGCACGTATGGCAAAGTGGACTTGGTCATCCACAAAATCCGTG gcaCAAAAATGGCACTGAAGTTTCTGAGGAAGAAGACCACCAAGCTGAAGAGCTTCCTGAGAGAGTACAGCATCTCCCTCTACCTGTCGCCCTGCCCCTTCATCATCAACATGTACGGCATTGCCTTTGAAACAGACGAGTACTACATCTTTGCTCAGGAGTACGCTCTGGCAGGGGATCTGTTCGACATCATCCCTCCACAG GTGGGACTCCCTGAGGCATTGGCCAAGCGCTGCGTCCACCAGGTGGCCATCGCCCTGGACTACCTGCACTGTAAGAAGCTGGTCCACAGAGACATCAAACCCGAGAACATCCTCATTTTTGACAAAGAGTGCCGGAAGGTCAAGCTCTCAGACTTTGGCATGACACGGCGCGCCGGCTCTCCAGTGAAGCGGGTGAGCGGCACGATCCCGTACACGGCGCCTGAGCTGTGCGACACCACGCGACAGGAGGGCTTTTGCGTGGACTACAGCACGGACGTGTGGGCGTTTGGCGTGCTGCTCTTCTGTATGCTTACAGGAAACTTCCCCTGGGAGAAGGCCATGCCGAACGACACCTTCTATGAGGAGTTTGTGCGCTGGCAGCGACGCCGGACGGGCACGGTGCCGTCCCAGTGGCGCCGCTTCACTGACGAGGGCCTACGAATGTTTCGCAGGCTCCTCTCCATCGAGCAAGAGCGCCGCTGCTCCGTCAAAGAAGTCTTCAGCTACTTTAACCAGTGCTGGATGTTGGACACCGAGAACGGGAACAGCAGCAGCTTGGCGAGCAGTGCGCCTCCTCTGGACATCTGCTCGTCTTCATCTGAAGAGGACGTATTAGTGGACAGACTGAAGCAGCAGAGCTTATCGCCTGCTTGTGTGGTGGCGAAGGGGAGCGTCATGATGGACACCCACTACTCCTCCATGTCAACGAACAGCTCACCATCATCCACCGGCAGCTACGAGCGCGTCAACAGGGAAAACAACGAAAGAGGACGCATCCTGGTGGCAACGCCTATTGAGATCTGCGTGTAG